In one window of Protaetiibacter larvae DNA:
- the araA gene encoding L-arabinose isomerase, whose amino-acid sequence MTSIVPDLATYTVWFLTGSQSLYGEDTLRQVAEQSQQVARALGASSDVPVTVEWKPVLTSSDAIRRVALEANLDDSVIGLVAWMHTFSPAKMWIAGLDALQKPLLHLHTQANVTLPWGEIDPDFMNLNQAAHGDREFGYLETRLGVPRTTVVGHVSDPAVTSRVGTWTRAAAGRAASRSMRLARFGDNMRYVAVTEGDKTEAELRFGVQVNTWGVNELAEEVEAATPSQVDALVEEYAASYDVAPELLPGGERHASLRDGAAIEAGLRTFLERGGFSAFTTSFEDLGALRQLPGLAVQRLMADGYGFGAEGDWKTAVLVRIAAVMGAGLPGGASLMEDYTYHLEPGAELILGAHMLEVAPTLSSARPRLEVHPLGIGGKDDPVRLVFTADPGPALVVALSDLRDRFRLVANVVENVPLPEPMPKLPVGHAVWRPAPDFRTSATAWLTAGGAHHTVMTTQLGVEAFRDFARMSGVELLVIDESTTLHGFEQELRGNAAYFRLAQGL is encoded by the coding sequence GTGACGAGCATCGTCCCGGATCTCGCGACGTACACGGTCTGGTTCCTCACCGGCAGCCAGTCGCTCTACGGCGAGGACACGCTGCGGCAGGTGGCCGAGCAGTCGCAGCAGGTGGCCCGCGCGCTCGGCGCGTCGAGCGACGTCCCCGTGACGGTCGAGTGGAAGCCCGTGCTCACGAGCTCCGACGCGATCCGCCGGGTCGCGCTCGAGGCGAACCTCGACGACTCGGTCATCGGCCTCGTCGCCTGGATGCACACCTTCAGTCCCGCGAAGATGTGGATCGCGGGACTCGACGCCCTGCAGAAGCCCCTGCTGCACCTGCACACCCAGGCGAACGTGACCCTGCCGTGGGGTGAGATCGACCCGGACTTCATGAACCTCAATCAGGCGGCGCACGGGGATCGCGAGTTCGGCTACCTGGAGACCCGGCTCGGCGTTCCGCGCACGACCGTCGTGGGACACGTCTCGGACCCGGCCGTCACCTCCCGGGTCGGCACCTGGACGCGCGCCGCCGCGGGACGCGCCGCATCCCGCTCGATGAGGCTCGCGCGCTTCGGCGACAACATGCGCTACGTGGCCGTCACGGAGGGCGACAAGACCGAGGCCGAGCTGCGTTTCGGCGTGCAGGTGAACACCTGGGGCGTGAACGAGCTGGCGGAGGAGGTGGAGGCCGCGACGCCGTCGCAGGTCGACGCGCTCGTCGAGGAGTACGCCGCGAGCTACGACGTCGCCCCCGAGCTGCTCCCGGGCGGCGAGCGGCACGCCTCACTGCGGGATGGCGCCGCGATCGAGGCGGGGCTGCGGACCTTCCTCGAGCGGGGCGGGTTCTCGGCGTTCACGACCTCCTTCGAGGACCTCGGCGCCCTGCGTCAGCTGCCGGGTCTCGCCGTGCAGCGACTGATGGCCGACGGCTACGGCTTCGGGGCGGAGGGCGACTGGAAGACCGCCGTGCTCGTGCGGATCGCCGCGGTGATGGGTGCGGGGCTGCCGGGCGGCGCGAGCCTCATGGAGGACTACACCTACCATCTGGAGCCGGGGGCCGAGCTCATCCTCGGCGCCCACATGCTCGAGGTGGCGCCCACGCTCTCGAGCGCCCGGCCGCGACTCGAGGTGCATCCGCTCGGGATCGGCGGCAAGGACGACCCGGTGCGGCTCGTGTTCACGGCCGACCCGGGGCCTGCGCTCGTCGTCGCGCTGTCGGATCTGCGCGACCGCTTCCGGCTGGTGGCGAACGTCGTGGAGAACGTGCCGCTGCCCGAGCCCATGCCGAAGCTGCCCGTGGGGCACGCGGTGTGGCGGCCGGCGCCCGATTTCCGCACCTCGGCGACCGCGTGGCTCACCGCGGGGGGCGCCCATCACACGGTCATGACGACGCAGCTGGGGGTGGAGGCGTTCCGCGACTTCGCGCGGATGAGCGGCGTCGAGCTGCTCGTGATCGACGAGTCGACGACGCTGCACGGCTTCGAGCAGGAGCTGCGCGGCAACGCCGCGTACTTCCGGCTCGCGCAGGGGCTGTAG
- the galU gene encoding UTP--glucose-1-phosphate uridylyltransferase GalU yields MATLITKAVIPVAGLGTRFLPATKAMPKEMLPVVDKPAIQYVVEEAVAAGLTDVLMVTGRNKNALENHFDRAGELEAVLSSKGDDEKLEKVNYSTGLADVHYVRQGDPKGLGHAVLRAKMHVGREPFAVLLGDDIIDNRDPLLARMLEVQFALNTTVVALLEVDPSQTHLYGIATVEGTADEDVVKITGLVEKPAPGTAPSNFAVIGRYVLRPEIFEVLERTPPGKGGEIQLTDALQELATGPNWAGGVHGVVFRGRRYDTGDRLDYLKAIVQLAVDRDDLGGDFRPWLKEFARTLPGEGDD; encoded by the coding sequence ATGGCTACCCTCATCACCAAGGCGGTCATCCCCGTCGCCGGGCTCGGCACCCGATTCCTTCCCGCCACCAAGGCGATGCCGAAGGAGATGCTGCCGGTCGTGGACAAGCCCGCGATCCAGTACGTCGTCGAGGAGGCGGTCGCGGCCGGTCTCACCGATGTGCTCATGGTCACCGGTCGCAACAAGAACGCGCTCGAGAACCACTTCGACCGGGCCGGCGAGCTCGAGGCGGTGCTCTCGAGCAAGGGCGACGACGAGAAACTCGAGAAGGTCAACTACTCGACAGGCCTCGCCGACGTGCACTACGTGCGTCAGGGCGACCCGAAGGGGCTCGGGCACGCCGTGCTCCGCGCCAAGATGCACGTGGGCCGGGAGCCGTTCGCCGTGCTGCTGGGCGACGACATCATCGACAACCGGGATCCGCTGCTCGCGCGCATGCTCGAGGTGCAGTTCGCCCTCAACACCACCGTGGTCGCGCTGCTCGAGGTCGACCCCTCGCAGACCCACCTCTACGGCATCGCGACCGTCGAGGGCACCGCCGACGAGGATGTCGTCAAGATCACCGGGCTCGTGGAGAAGCCGGCACCCGGAACCGCGCCGTCGAACTTTGCGGTCATCGGCCGCTACGTGCTGCGGCCCGAGATCTTCGAGGTGCTCGAGCGCACCCCGCCCGGCAAGGGCGGCGAGATCCAGCTGACCGACGCCCTGCAGGAGCTCGCGACGGGACCCAACTGGGCCGGCGGGGTGCACGGCGTGGTGTTCCGCGGGCGCCGCTACGACACGGGGGATCGGCTCGACTACCTGAAGGCGATCGTGCAGCTCGCGGTCGACCGCGACGACCTGGGCGGCGACTTCCGGCCGTGGCTCAAGGAGTTCGCCCGCACCCTTCCGGGCGAGGGCGACGACTGA
- the mscL gene encoding large conductance mechanosensitive channel protein MscL, with product MKGFRDFILRGNVIDLAVAVVIGAAFTAIVNAIVNAVINPAIGALFNAETLNEALPVTIPTTSGGEATLFFGAVIGAAINFVIVAAVVYFVLVLPVNKLRERQAAKKGIAEEEAGPTETQLLAEIRDLLAAKQ from the coding sequence ATGAAGGGGTTCCGCGACTTCATCCTCCGCGGCAATGTGATCGACCTCGCGGTCGCCGTCGTCATCGGCGCCGCGTTCACCGCGATCGTCAACGCGATCGTCAACGCCGTGATCAACCCGGCGATCGGGGCGCTGTTCAACGCGGAGACGCTCAACGAGGCGCTCCCGGTGACGATCCCGACCACCTCCGGCGGCGAAGCCACCCTGTTCTTCGGGGCGGTGATCGGCGCGGCCATCAACTTCGTGATCGTCGCCGCGGTCGTGTACTTCGTGCTCGTGCTGCCGGTGAACAAGCTGCGCGAGCGTCAGGCCGCGAAGAAGGGGATCGCCGAGGAGGAGGCCGGGCCGACCGAGACCCAGCTGCTCGCCGAGATCCGCGACCTGCTCGCCGCCAAGCAGTAG
- a CDS encoding L-ribulose-5-phosphate 4-epimerase yields MQEAIDTVRAEVAALHAELTRYGLVSWTGGNISARVPGAELFVIKPSGVSYDDLAPDNMILCDLDGNVIPGTPGSDRSPSSDTAAHAYVYRNMPHVGGVVHTHSTYATAWAARAEPIPCVITGMADEFGGEIPVGPFAIIGDDSIGRGIVATLDGHRSRAVLMQNHGVFTIGKDAKDAVKAAVMCEDVARTVHISRQLGELVPIAPERIDSLFDRYQNVYGQAPQGVLT; encoded by the coding sequence GTGCAGGAGGCCATCGACACGGTGCGTGCCGAGGTGGCGGCCCTGCACGCCGAGCTCACCCGCTACGGTCTCGTCAGCTGGACGGGCGGCAACATCTCGGCGCGCGTGCCGGGGGCCGAGCTGTTCGTGATCAAGCCCAGCGGCGTCTCCTACGATGACCTTGCGCCCGACAACATGATCCTCTGCGACCTCGACGGCAACGTGATCCCCGGCACCCCCGGCTCCGACCGCAGCCCCTCGAGCGACACCGCCGCGCACGCCTACGTGTACCGCAACATGCCGCACGTCGGCGGCGTCGTGCACACCCACTCCACCTACGCGACCGCCTGGGCGGCGCGTGCGGAGCCGATCCCGTGCGTCATCACGGGGATGGCCGACGAGTTCGGCGGCGAGATCCCGGTCGGCCCGTTCGCGATCATCGGCGACGACTCGATCGGCCGCGGCATCGTGGCGACCCTCGACGGGCACCGCTCGCGCGCCGTGCTCATGCAGAACCACGGCGTGTTCACGATCGGCAAGGATGCGAAGGACGCCGTGAAGGCCGCGGTCATGTGCGAGGACGTGGCGCGCACCGTCCACATCTCCCGACAGTTGGGCGAGCTCGTGCCGATCGCGCCCGAACGCATCGACTCGCTTTTCGACCGCTATCAGAACGTCTACGGACAAGCCCCTCAAGGAGTACTGACGTGA
- a CDS encoding 5-formyltetrahydrofolate cyclo-ligase has protein sequence MADEPENRKRALRAELRERRRIRTSTERERASAAITQHLVQLASDLDVHFIAAYLSTPDEPGTREFLRWAAGRGIRILLPVSRADGLLDWAPYDGEDEDQDILGMPTPTSELLGPIAINGVDLILVPAATVSRTGMRMGWGRGYFDKTLGSMEGCPPVYALIYDDELVDEVPTERHDMPVDGVVTPSGIVSFAVT, from the coding sequence GTGGCTGATGAACCGGAGAACCGGAAACGAGCACTGCGCGCCGAGCTCCGCGAGCGTCGCCGCATCCGCACGAGCACGGAACGCGAGCGCGCGTCCGCCGCGATCACCCAGCACCTCGTGCAGCTCGCGAGCGACCTCGACGTTCATTTCATCGCCGCCTACCTGTCGACCCCCGACGAGCCGGGCACCCGCGAGTTCCTACGCTGGGCGGCCGGGCGCGGCATCCGGATCCTGCTGCCGGTCTCCCGCGCCGACGGCCTGCTCGACTGGGCTCCCTACGACGGGGAGGACGAAGACCAGGACATCCTCGGCATGCCGACGCCGACGAGCGAGCTGCTCGGCCCGATCGCGATCAACGGCGTCGACCTCATCCTGGTGCCGGCCGCCACGGTGTCGCGCACCGGGATGCGGATGGGCTGGGGGCGCGGCTACTTCGACAAGACCCTCGGCTCGATGGAGGGCTGCCCGCCCGTCTACGCGCTCATCTACGACGACGAGCTCGTCGACGAGGTGCCCACCGAGCGCCACGACATGCCTGTGGACGGGGTGGTGACCCCGAGCGGGATCGTCTCGTTCGCCGTAACCTGA
- a CDS encoding FmdB family zinc ribbon protein has product MPTYSYRCADCGTAFDIHQAFTDDSLTECPSCAGRLRKQFGAVGVTFSGSGFYRTDSRVASGSSGNDAAPAAPAAPTTTTTTTD; this is encoded by the coding sequence ATGCCCACGTACTCCTATCGCTGCGCCGACTGCGGCACCGCCTTCGACATCCACCAGGCGTTCACCGACGACTCCCTCACCGAGTGCCCCAGCTGCGCCGGGCGGCTGCGCAAGCAGTTCGGCGCCGTCGGGGTCACCTTCTCCGGCTCCGGGTTCTACCGCACCGATTCGCGGGTGGCATCCGGCTCGAGCGGCAACGACGCCGCTCCCGCGGCTCCGGCCGCACCCACCACCACGACCACCACGACAGATTGA
- a CDS encoding isocitrate/isopropylmalate dehydrogenase family protein, with protein sequence MSHYDLAVVGGDGIGPEITRETIRVVRAAADTVGIALDTVDLDASAVRWMRTGVALPDDQLAACLAADAVYLGAIGLPEARHPDGREVNGDVILGLRTGLDLYAGLRPARSFAGVPKVLTTAADIDYVVVRENVEGMFASRLGGARVGDAVVTDTLIITRYGTERVVRRAFELARTRHLRTPDRPARVTCVDKSNAFASYAFFRAVFDDVAAEYPDVERDYAYIDAMTTYQVQRPERFDVVVTENLFGDIISDLAGATVGGLGLAPSADVGDEHGMFQSAHGSAPDIAGLGIANPTAAILSGALMLSWLGAQHDDAAALAAGERVERAIASVLADPALRTPDLGGPQTTEGFGDAVLRAVEADAAAA encoded by the coding sequence ATGAGCCACTACGACCTCGCCGTGGTCGGAGGAGACGGAATCGGTCCGGAGATCACCCGCGAGACGATCCGCGTGGTCCGGGCGGCGGCGGACACCGTCGGCATCGCGCTCGACACCGTCGACCTCGACGCGAGCGCCGTCCGCTGGATGCGCACCGGCGTGGCCCTCCCCGACGACCAGCTCGCGGCGTGCCTCGCCGCGGATGCGGTGTATCTGGGGGCCATCGGCCTTCCCGAGGCCCGGCACCCCGACGGCCGCGAGGTGAACGGCGACGTCATCCTCGGCCTCCGCACCGGCCTCGACCTCTACGCGGGGCTGCGCCCGGCGCGCTCCTTCGCGGGCGTACCGAAGGTGCTGACCACCGCCGCCGACATCGACTACGTGGTGGTCCGCGAGAACGTCGAGGGCATGTTCGCCTCGCGCCTCGGCGGCGCCCGGGTGGGCGACGCGGTCGTCACCGACACGCTGATCATCACGCGCTACGGCACCGAGCGCGTCGTGCGCCGCGCCTTCGAGCTCGCCCGCACCCGCCATCTGCGCACCCCCGACCGCCCCGCGCGCGTCACCTGCGTCGACAAGTCGAACGCCTTCGCGAGCTACGCCTTCTTCCGCGCGGTGTTCGACGACGTGGCCGCGGAGTACCCGGACGTCGAGCGCGACTACGCCTACATCGATGCGATGACCACCTACCAGGTGCAGCGCCCCGAGCGCTTCGACGTGGTGGTCACCGAGAACCTGTTCGGCGACATCATCTCCGACCTCGCCGGAGCCACCGTGGGCGGACTCGGCCTCGCCCCGAGCGCCGACGTCGGCGACGAGCACGGCATGTTCCAGTCGGCGCACGGCTCCGCCCCCGACATCGCCGGCCTCGGCATCGCGAACCCGACGGCGGCGATCCTCTCCGGCGCCCTCATGCTCAGCTGGCTCGGCGCCCAGCACGACGACGCCGCGGCGCTCGCCGCGGGTGAGCGCGTGGAGCGCGCGATCGCGAGCGTGCTCGCCGATCCGGCGCTGCGCACCCCCGACCTCGGCGGCCCCCAGACGACGGAGGGCTTCGGCGACGCCGTGCTCCGCGCCGTCGAAGCGGACGCGGCCGCCGCCTAA
- a CDS encoding IS481 family transposase yields MSNKHQVAVLQITAGQLTVSEAARRYGISRQHLHRLLTRFRNGGLEAIEPRSRAPLSNPNQTSDEVRQRIIELRRQLAATGMDAGPITIAWHLEQSGHAVPSTATIRRIITRAGLVTPEPRKRPKNSFVRFEAAQPNGTWQSDFTHWHLADGTDIEILNWLDDHSRYLLGCTAIGRVTGDDVIVDFLRLIDTYGPPATTLTDNGSVYTARFVGGKNAFELTLPLLGIQQKNGHPGHPQTQGKIERFHQTLKRFLAAQPVPRTPAELQHQLDAFRQHYNEHRPHRARDRMTPGDAYRDTPKALPARRIESGHYRLRYDHVDDRGKVSFRLAGRMHHLGIGIEHHRKRIIAIADHETVTVIHLDTGEVIATNQIEPTHSYWRNTKKAPGRWPRAST; encoded by the coding sequence ATGTCGAACAAGCATCAGGTCGCGGTCCTGCAGATCACCGCCGGACAGCTCACGGTGTCGGAAGCCGCCCGCCGCTACGGCATCAGCCGGCAGCACCTGCACCGGCTCCTGACCCGGTTCCGGAATGGGGGCCTGGAGGCGATCGAGCCCCGCTCCCGAGCCCCGCTATCGAACCCGAACCAGACCAGCGACGAGGTTCGGCAGCGCATCATCGAACTGCGCCGTCAGCTCGCTGCCACCGGGATGGATGCCGGCCCGATCACGATCGCCTGGCATCTCGAGCAGTCAGGACATGCAGTCCCGTCGACTGCGACGATTCGTCGGATCATCACCCGCGCCGGCCTGGTCACCCCGGAACCGAGAAAGCGCCCGAAGAACTCGTTCGTCCGTTTCGAGGCCGCACAACCCAACGGCACCTGGCAGTCCGACTTCACTCACTGGCACCTGGCCGACGGCACCGACATCGAAATCCTGAACTGGCTCGACGACCACTCCCGCTACCTGCTGGGCTGCACCGCGATCGGCCGCGTCACCGGCGACGACGTGATCGTCGACTTCCTGCGCCTGATCGACACCTACGGCCCGCCGGCGACCACACTCACCGACAACGGCAGCGTCTACACCGCCCGCTTCGTCGGCGGGAAGAACGCGTTCGAGCTCACCTTGCCGCTGCTGGGCATCCAGCAGAAGAACGGCCACCCAGGCCACCCGCAGACCCAGGGCAAGATCGAACGCTTCCACCAGACCCTGAAACGCTTCCTCGCAGCTCAGCCCGTCCCGCGCACGCCGGCTGAGCTGCAGCACCAACTCGATGCCTTCCGGCAGCACTACAACGAACACCGCCCCCACCGCGCAAGAGACCGCATGACCCCCGGCGACGCCTACCGCGACACCCCGAAAGCCCTCCCCGCCCGACGCATCGAATCCGGCCACTACCGACTGCGCTACGACCACGTCGACGACCGCGGCAAAGTCTCCTTCCGCCTCGCCGGACGCATGCACCACCTCGGCATCGGCATCGAGCACCACCGCAAACGCATCATCGCGATCGCCGACCACGAAACCGTGACCGTCATCCACCTCGACACCGGCGAAGTCATCGCCACCAACCAGATCGAACCGACCCACAGCTACTGGCGCAACACGAAGAAAGCCCCAGGCCGATGGCCCAGGGCTTCCACGTGA
- a CDS encoding LacI family DNA-binding transcriptional regulator, which translates to MAQAPRQNPNMYDVAALAGVSHITVSRVLNDHPSLRPETRERVLAAIRQLGYRPNLAARALVTSRTGSIGVLTPEVAQHGPASLVLAVEQAARERGYHPLVTAAAVEHEAVVDALEFLLDQAVESLIVIAPHDTVLHAIEQHDIRVPLVTLQAPDRPDGVGVDQAEGARLATRHLLELGHRRVQHLSGPEGYLEAAARRRGFEEAMATAGVPTGAHLAGDWSAASGFAAAAELAENTTAVVAGNDQMAIGLIAALAKRGRRVPEEVSIVGFDDVPEAGFVLPALSTVQQDFAAVGRRAVATVASRLTAGSVGAEPAPDAVVAPRLVVRESTAPPRED; encoded by the coding sequence GTGGCGCAGGCTCCCCGGCAGAACCCGAACATGTACGACGTCGCGGCGCTCGCGGGCGTCAGCCACATCACGGTGTCCCGCGTGCTGAACGACCACCCGAGCCTGCGCCCCGAGACGCGCGAGCGCGTGCTCGCCGCGATCCGGCAGCTGGGCTACCGCCCCAACCTCGCCGCGCGCGCGCTCGTCACGAGCCGCACGGGCTCGATCGGGGTGCTCACCCCGGAGGTGGCGCAGCACGGGCCCGCGTCGCTTGTGCTCGCCGTCGAGCAGGCGGCGCGCGAGCGCGGCTACCACCCGCTCGTGACCGCGGCGGCGGTCGAGCACGAGGCGGTCGTCGACGCCCTCGAGTTCTTGCTCGATCAGGCTGTGGAGTCGCTCATCGTTATCGCGCCGCATGACACCGTGCTGCATGCGATCGAGCAGCACGACATCCGGGTTCCCCTGGTCACCTTGCAGGCACCCGACCGCCCCGACGGGGTGGGCGTGGATCAGGCGGAGGGCGCCCGCCTCGCCACCCGGCATCTGCTCGAGCTCGGCCACCGCCGCGTCCAGCATCTCTCGGGTCCGGAGGGATACCTGGAGGCCGCCGCCCGTCGACGCGGGTTCGAGGAGGCGATGGCGACCGCCGGAGTGCCCACGGGCGCGCATCTCGCGGGGGACTGGTCGGCGGCGTCGGGGTTCGCGGCGGCCGCCGAGCTGGCCGAGAACACGACCGCTGTCGTGGCCGGGAACGATCAGATGGCCATCGGGCTCATCGCCGCGCTCGCGAAGCGGGGCCGCAGGGTGCCCGAGGAGGTGTCGATCGTGGGATTCGACGATGTGCCGGAGGCGGGGTTCGTGCTGCCCGCGCTCTCAACGGTGCAGCAGGATTTCGCGGCCGTCGGCCGGCGGGCGGTCGCCACGGTGGCCTCGCGGCTGACGGCCGGTTCGGTCGGCGCGGAACCCGCCCCGGATGCCGTCGTCGCGCCCCGCCTGGTGGTGCGCGAGTCGACCGCGCCGCCCCGGGAGGACTAG
- a CDS encoding sugar phosphate isomerase/epimerase family protein, translating to MSGTDEIELGEVTGGAYSSADWPIAAGMLQFAGINRDGGPILEAPPAQWRSILSPVAYEGFTALELGNRWFDLTLAGEESRSALREVLDELGLDVPGYIVAGRPITDAARTAENLRYTHESIDAAAAFGARVLCIGLHPFSARRPGAPLWFWTEQDNVYDDDPAIYAELVSMLRELGRHSADVGIELSVELYPGTAVGTAARAVQLISDIDLPSVGLNPDLGNYVRVQGPIEDWQDVVVATLPLANYWHVKNYSRTEDPFAGTATTVPSGLDVGVVDYRKALRFALARGFSGTIVTEHYGGDGIAVSAANRDYLRRLLAAILEEPLPRA from the coding sequence ATGAGTGGAACCGACGAGATCGAGCTCGGCGAGGTCACCGGCGGAGCGTATTCCTCGGCCGACTGGCCCATCGCCGCCGGCATGCTCCAATTCGCGGGCATCAACCGCGACGGCGGCCCGATCCTCGAGGCGCCGCCCGCGCAGTGGCGTTCGATCCTCTCGCCGGTGGCGTACGAGGGCTTCACGGCGCTCGAGCTCGGCAACCGCTGGTTCGATCTCACGCTCGCGGGCGAGGAATCCCGGTCCGCCCTGCGCGAGGTGCTCGACGAGCTCGGGCTCGATGTGCCCGGCTACATCGTCGCCGGGCGCCCGATCACGGATGCGGCCCGCACCGCCGAGAACCTGCGCTACACGCACGAGTCGATCGACGCGGCGGCCGCATTCGGCGCCCGTGTGCTGTGCATCGGCCTCCACCCCTTCTCGGCACGCCGCCCGGGTGCTCCGCTGTGGTTCTGGACCGAGCAGGACAACGTCTACGACGACGACCCCGCGATCTACGCCGAGCTCGTCTCGATGCTCCGAGAGCTCGGCCGGCACTCGGCGGACGTCGGCATCGAGCTCTCGGTCGAGCTGTATCCCGGCACCGCGGTCGGCACGGCCGCGCGCGCCGTGCAGCTCATCTCCGACATCGACCTGCCCTCGGTGGGCCTCAACCCCGACCTCGGCAACTACGTGCGGGTGCAGGGACCGATCGAGGACTGGCAGGACGTCGTGGTGGCCACGCTGCCGCTCGCCAACTATTGGCACGTCAAGAACTACTCGCGCACCGAGGACCCCTTCGCGGGAACCGCGACGACCGTGCCGTCCGGTCTCGACGTGGGTGTCGTCGACTACCGCAAGGCGCTGCGCTTCGCGCTCGCCCGCGGATTCTCGGGCACCATCGTTACGGAGCACTACGGCGGCGACGGCATCGCCGTGTCGGCGGCCAACCGCGACTACCTCCGGCGGCTGCTCGCGGCGATCCTGGAGGAGCCGCTGCCCCGCGCATGA
- a CDS encoding GNAT family N-acetyltransferase: MVIPTLTDGPVTIRPIRIRDARALETELLGNRGWLRQWEATNPHGPAGFDVKASIRALQANARAGAGVPFIVEYEGQFAGQLNVSSIAYGSLSSATIGYWVAERFAGRGVTPTAVALATDHCFFGIGLHRMEICIRPENAPSLRVVQKLGFRYEGLRRRYIHINGDWRDHFCFGLVVEEVPEGVLRRWKEGRAPEGVARVPELDAQAATHPLRTSR; the protein is encoded by the coding sequence ATGGTCATTCCCACCCTGACCGACGGGCCGGTCACGATCCGCCCGATCCGCATCCGCGATGCGCGTGCACTGGAGACCGAGCTGCTCGGCAATCGCGGATGGCTGCGGCAGTGGGAGGCGACCAACCCGCACGGCCCCGCCGGTTTCGACGTCAAGGCGTCGATCCGCGCCCTGCAGGCCAACGCGCGTGCCGGCGCCGGGGTGCCGTTCATCGTGGAGTACGAGGGGCAGTTCGCGGGTCAGTTGAACGTCTCGTCGATCGCCTACGGCTCGCTGTCGTCGGCGACGATCGGCTACTGGGTGGCGGAGCGCTTCGCGGGGCGAGGCGTCACACCCACCGCGGTGGCGCTCGCCACCGATCACTGCTTCTTCGGGATCGGGTTGCACCGCATGGAGATCTGCATCCGTCCCGAGAACGCCCCGAGCCTGCGCGTCGTGCAGAAGCTCGGCTTCCGCTACGAGGGGCTGCGGCGGCGCTACATCCACATCAACGGCGACTGGCGGGACCACTTCTGCTTCGGGCTCGTCGTGGAGGAGGTGCCGGAAGGGGTGCTGCGGCGCTGGAAGGAGGGCCGCGCTCCGGAAGGCGTTGCGCGGGTCCCGGAGCTCGATGCCCAGGCGGCGACGCACCCGCTCCGCACGTCCCGTTAG
- a CDS encoding VOC family protein, protein MTDAPTRETSPMFAPHAHPLFTRLDHVGIAVWNADAHIPYYRDVLGLPLVGDEQAPEPGTRLVYFDAGNAFVQLVEPVSPNADIRRWLAEHGEGIHHLCLATDDLTMVQQLGPGDPRAPIFEAGRQRRACFLTGAPKGVNIEVTETFPSR, encoded by the coding sequence ATGACCGACGCACCCACCCGCGAAACGTCGCCGATGTTCGCGCCGCACGCGCATCCGCTCTTCACGCGGCTCGACCACGTGGGCATCGCCGTCTGGAACGCGGATGCGCACATCCCCTACTACCGCGACGTGCTGGGACTCCCCCTCGTCGGCGACGAGCAGGCGCCCGAGCCGGGCACGCGCCTCGTCTACTTCGACGCCGGCAACGCCTTCGTGCAGCTCGTCGAGCCCGTGAGCCCGAACGCCGACATCCGCCGGTGGCTCGCGGAGCACGGCGAAGGCATCCACCACCTCTGCCTCGCCACCGACGACCTCACCATGGTGCAGCAGCTCGGCCCCGGCGACCCGCGCGCCCCCATCTTCGAGGCCGGCCGGCAGCGCCGGGCGTGCTTCCTCACGGGCGCGCCGAAGGGCGTCAACATCGAGGTCACCGAGACCTTCCCCTCGCGCTGA